From the genome of Symphalangus syndactylus isolate Jambi chromosome 13, NHGRI_mSymSyn1-v2.1_pri, whole genome shotgun sequence:
gaacccaggaggcggaggttgcagtgagcggagatcacgccatggcattccagcctgcacgacagagtgagactccatctctgaaaaaaaaaaaaaaaaaaaaacgagagaaGAAATTGGTTTCAAATGAGTTAAAAAGGCTTTATTCATTACTGTTTGGAGAAGATACCAGGGTCTGAAAATGTTACTTTGAAGCAATTAGCTTTAGAAACCCTCTTTGCCAAGGAATTATTTGACCCTGACTCAGGATGGAATGCACTGCTGAGGGTGATGAGTCTTTAGGGTATGGGAGAATCACCTAATTCTATAATTGCATAGTCCAGTTAAATGTTTGGAAATAGCTAAGGTTGGTGCCTGACAAAcactaacatttttttaaatgtttaaatattgagAGCTCATAACTTAACCACAGTTTCATCTTGGTGATTTTTTAAGTCTTGTAAGATATTGGGCAGTTTGTTTCCTAATAAagtttttaagaattatttgatACATTTAATTGTAAAGTAAGAATACAATAGAAGATTAGAATAGGAATATTGTAAATAGGACTAATGTAATCCTCATTTAAACATCCTCAGGCCagacacggtagctcatgccactttgggaggccagggtaggcggatcacttgaggccaggagttcgagaccagtctggccaacatggtgaaaccccatctttactaaaaatacaaaaattagctgggcatggtggtgtgttcctgtagtcccagctactcaggaggctgaggcaggagaattgctggaacctggcaggcagaagttgcagtgagctgagatcatgccactgcactccagcctaagcgacagagtgagactccgtctcaaacaacaataacaacaacaacaacaaaagctccTCGATGGAACCATTTGGTAGTGACAAGGATTGAAGTAAATATCTGAAGAGGCTACTTAGAAACTCAGAATTGATTACAGGAAGTGACTGCCCACTTTCCATGTTTTCTTCAGATGCTCTGGTTATTCTAACAGCCTAGTTAACCACCCAGACTTTGGTTCTCATTGCCTTTATCCATTTGTTCGGTGTATATACTAATGTTCAATGATGCACACATTAATGCATGTGATGTTTTTTGGATACCGTCTTACCACTTTTAGAATTGCCATGATAGGCATCTTTTGGAGCTACTTTTTTAAGTGCTTACTGGCCTAGTAATTATGCAAGTAAGTAATTAAGTGTTTATTCATATGTGAAAGCCCAATGTAAACATTATTTATGTCTTCCAGTGAAGTGTGGTGTGCCTTTCATTTTTCTGAGTGgtctttattttacagaatacTAAATGGATCTTTGAATAGACTGAAGAGGGTAGATTATAAAAGGAAGAACTGTTAAATTAGTCAAAAAAAACTTTATAACACAATTAGCTGCATGAGCCAGTGCGCGCATAAGCAGGTAGTATAAATGCTTAGGTTGAGATACTAAAATTAGTATTAGAGAAAATTATAGGAAGTACCTATGCTCCCACTATGTTTTGTTACTTGGTTAATTTTTCTCCTCTGAACTTCTGGCAGGTTTACTGGGGAGTTTTCCATTAGGAATATTCTGGTCCTTAAGTTTCATTTTGAATGTATAATATAATCATGCAGGTTATGAACCCACAATCTAAAATCAAggcattcttttttaaagtttcagatgaggctgggcatggtggctcatgcctgtaatcccaacactttgggaggccaaggcgggtggatcactaggtcaagagatcgagaccatccaggccaacatggtgaaccctcccCCCCCGCcctgccgtctctactaaaaatacaaaaattagccgagtgtggtggcatgcacctgtagtcccagctactcgggaggctgaggcaggagaattgcttcaatccgggaggcggacgttgcagtgagccgagatcgtgccactgcactccagcctggcaatagagcaagactccgtctcaaaaaaaaaaaaaaaaaaaaaaaaaaaaaaaaaaaaaagtttcagatgtATTCAGGAGTGGTCATATTGAGTTTGTCATCTGATCCTGGTTATGAGGGtaacagtaaaatgaaataaaatatttttctgagccATTTGTTTCTCCTCTCATAGAAGACACTAATTCTGTTTATTTCTGAATTCAGCCTTGTGTTGAAACAGACTGTagaatcatgttttaaaaaagctTCACCCATCCTTGTGGAGGGTGATGGTTTGCAAAAGCACCACCCCACTTAAGCATTCATgttgagaaaatatttatggCATTCTTCTATGCATGAAAATGGGTATGCTTTGTTCTGGAGTTCTTACCTTTATTTATCTACTAACACTAAAGTTCCTCACTTtcgatttcctttttttttttttttgagacggagtctcgctctgtcgcccaggctggagtgtgcagtggcgcattctcggctcactgaaagctccgcctgctgggttcacgccattctcctgcctcagcctcctgagtagctgggatacaggcacccaccaccacgcctggccaatttttttttattttttattttttttatttttagtagagatggggtttcaccgtggtctcagtctcctggatttcttttttttttttttttttttttttttgagacggagtctcgctctttcacccaggctggagtgcagtggcgcgatctcggctcactgcaggctccgccccccggagttctgccattctcctgcctcagcctcccgcgtagctgggactacaggcgcctgccacctcgcccggctaattttttgtattttttttttgtatttttagtagagacggggtttcaccgtgttagccaggatggtctcgatctcctgacctcgtgatccgcccgcctcggcctcccaaagtgctgggattacaggcgtgagccaccgcgcccagctctcCTGGATTTCTTATACCTGTACCCCAACAGCTTATAAACTGCATGTAGTATAGCATTTGCTTGAAATATATGAAAGTAGATATTTTCTCTAACTAATAGGGCTATTTCTGTGGTGGTTGTAGTTACTTTGCAACCTGTTCAGCAAATATTATGGGGCGTTTTTGACGGTATCTTTAAATTTTGGACATAGAGAACCATCTTGGACAACCTTTTTCCCCCCAGTCTCAGTCATCCCTTTGGAGGTAGTGTCTCATTTTTAATCTGTGACTTGTGGAAGTTAAGGCATTTGAGTAGCTTATTTAAACTACTAAATAATCTGATTTCTGGAGATCTGAGGAATAGCAGACACCCTTTTCTGTACTAAATTggggaaatttattttataggcaaaaagatgaataaaatgttCCTAGTAGACAGCCCCTAGTAGTTCTGGGCTTGGGTAAAGGTCTTAAGGAAAAGGGAAGGTAGTATCAGAATTTTCCAGggtgttttttgttattgttgttgtttgtttgtttgttctgggTGGACAGGAAGTAGAATTTATTGGTGAGTATTAAGAGGGGGCAGCACAGTGGAAGCCCTCATGAATGCAGGGCCCCGCCACTTGTCCAGAGGGCCATGGTTGGGAATGTAGTTGACCCCACACCCATCTGGGATGAGCCGCTTCTCAGCCACCCTGTCTTCAAACTCATTGGCATTGAACTTGGTGAAGCCCCACTTCTTTGAGATGTGGATCTTCTGGTGGCCCGGAAACTTGAACTTGGCCCTGCGCAGGACCTCAATCACATTCTCCTTGTTCTGCAGCTTGGTGCGGATGGACATGATAACTTGGCCAATGTGAACCCTGGCCACAGTGCCCTGGGGCTTTCCAAAGGCACCTCGCATGCCTGTTTGAAGCCTACACTGGGGTAGTGCAAGGTCAGAAACATGTACATCCATCTGAAAGGACTGTCTCCAAGGTCCTTTAGAGCAACCGATACAACAAACAGGCTGCATACACTACCAAGGAAGCTGCTGTTTGTAGCCATTGCACACTGGGCCCCCATGAGGAAAGGAACTCAGTCGGCTTAATAGGCTGCAGCAGGgtgttttttaaaacacacatacacccaaTCCCTACTAGAATGAGAGATTTTACTAATAGTGTTAGAAGTGTAAATGGTTTGGTAGCCAACCACTACTTTAAAATTGATTAGCATTCCTGGGCTTCTGGGCCTTCACATATAAATTTGACCTGACCTTGAAACTTCCCCTCTCGTTATTCCCAGTGTGACTTTTGTTTTACCCGCTTTTCGAAATACCCCATGCGTAGCTCCTTACTTCACATCATGCTGGAATGTGACCCATACCAGCCGAACTACATCTAACAGAAACATAATACCTGACTAAAAGCGTCTTTTATCATATAGATAGATGTGTACAGGGTATGTTAATTTATCTTTAGAGAGACTCCCCAGTATACTGAAAAAACGGACATAAGTTTTGGTAGATAGCCTTGctttatagaaaatgaaaatgggccAGACAGTGGTGACTCAttcctgaaatcccaacactttgggaggccaaggcaggaggatcacttgaggccaggagtttgagaccagcctgggcaacatagcaagaccctgtctctgcaaaaaaattaaaaaaaaaaataatcggGCAtgcggcacacgcctgtagtccagctactcaggatattgaggtggatagatcacttgagcccaggagttgaggctgtagtgagctatgattgcgcctctgcactccagcctggataacagaatgagaccttgtctcttaaaaagaagaaaatgaatatgcCAGATACTAGCTTTTCCAGCCTCCTTGCAGCTAGGGCACAAGTACTTGACCTAGGCCCCACAAAATTACGTGTACTTTAACTTGAGATGGAAGAGATGATAAATTTCTGATggatttctcttttcctcttagtTGATGTATACCACAAATCAGTTTTCTGCTGCAGAAACAACTGATACAAACTGAAGCATCTACTGTTAGTGATGTGACAGCAGTTTCctcacctggccaattttgtaatATGGTTTTGGGTGTTTGTGGCTATGTTAGCTTCCAACTTCATTCTCTAGTTTCCACAGTAATTTTGTAAGTTGCTTGATATTTTTTAAtgacttatttttatatgtaaatgtgATTTGTATAACTTCCAACAGGAAACCTTGTCCAATGCATGACTTTAGAAAATTTAGCaaaaacttttcaaagggatATTTATGTGAAGAAAATGAGTGGTATCCTTGTGAGAGAAAAGTACAAGAATGAGACTGGGGCAAACTGCTTTTCCAGAAATAAAGAGGCCCTGATGATGACACTTTTGGTAGATCCAAGCTTTTCATGAATATTGAAGCTCTGGATGCCTTGTTCAGTAGTTTCATAAGCAAAAATCCAGAAGTgtagaaagagttttaattgaaattaaataaaatcaaaattttagtTTTACAGTTACACTAACCACATTTTAAGTCTTTGATAGTCatctgtggctagtggctactatacTAGACAGTCCAGATAGAACATTATCATCACAGGAAGCTCTATTGGACAGCAGTAGTCTGGATTCTAATCCTAAATCTACAGTCTTGTGGTTCTGCAACTTCAGGTAAGTAATCTGAATCACAAAtcctttatctatttttatttacttatttatttagctattttgagacaagtctcactctcttgcccaggctggtgtgcagtggtgcagtcacgactcactgcagcctcaatctccctgggctcaggtgatcctctcacctcagcctcctgagtagctggggccacaggcgtgcaccaccatgcccaggtaattttttgtgttttttgtagagacaaggtttcacaatgtttcccagtctggtatcaaactcctgagctcaagccatctacctaccccagcctcccaaagtgctaggattccaggcgtgagcccctgtgcccagccagatcctTTATCTAAAGATAGTACCTTATCTTCATTGTTGCTCTGAAGATTGGAATTTAATATATGAAAGGACATGGTAAGAGCTTTAAAAGCACCATACAGACACGTCAGTGTTCCagattagaaatatatttattggtTAACAAAGGATTATTCTGAAATAATCTGAAGAGAAACTTCAGAACCCCAGTGGCATGAATACTTTGATGTTAGACCATGTGTATTTTAACCACTTGAAGAATCTAAATGCACAAAATTAACAGattagattttcattttaaatgtgaaatatattttaccCAAGCTGCCGTTTTCAATTTTATCTATAAATCTTAAAGTTTTTATATATACTAGGGGCTTAACCTTCTTGCTGTAGGTTCCCtttatatatactattttatcATCCTCATGAATGATCTTAAACAACTCAGTCTGTTAACTAAGTGAATAATGTACCTGTCACATAGAGATACTGAATGAATGTTATAAAAATGATAGCTAGCTATGCCAGAAATCATTGGTTTTGGTAGACAGACTTCAGCATTTAGCAGGATCATTCTCAGTAATTCTTTATaggtgttttgatttgttttgaggGGGTTGTTTGGCATATATTTTGCAGctaattaattcatttttgtaaaaCCGTCAGACAACAGTGCTAGATGTTTAAAATACTCTACAGCagaaat
Proteins encoded in this window:
- the LOC129460238 gene encoding large ribosomal subunit protein uL16-like; protein product: MQPVCCIGCSKGPWRQSFQMDVHVSDLALPQCRLQTGMRGAFGKPQGTVARVHIGQVIMSIRTKLQNKENVIEVLRRAKFKFPGHQKIHISKKWGFTKFNANEFEDRVAEKRLIPDGCGVNYIPNHGPLDKWRGPAFMRASTVLPPLNTHQ